The Faecalibacter sp. LW9 genome has a segment encoding these proteins:
- a CDS encoding TonB-dependent receptor: MRTIYQLYFCCLCIIGLGSFVDGQEVKDSVYHLQQVNLNHSKPLELIAPQTLEGATLTRLNSHTVADALRYFSGVQLKDYGGVGGLKTVDVRSMGSQHVGVYYDGIQLGNAQNGVVDLGKYSLDDLESISLYNGQKSNIFQSAKDYASASSIYLQSKKPVFESKNYNLTVRYKTGSIQLINPSARFEYKISDKISTSISTEYVKSDGEYKFRVIKRNADNSIAHDTTAIRKDGQIEAKRFEVGFYGQHGTLNWNVKGYSYLSDRGIPAAIIRNGFDAKGQTLTDKNYFAQGSIQKKWGKFESRINLKYAHDFTHYVDTVSSIKTQNKYTQQEFYFSSAHYYKIQSNWDMNVAYDFQYNQLDATLKNFSYPQRYTQLVALATTYQFKRLKLQGSILGSFVREQVEMNTSAPDKTVWTPTIIGSYQPLNTKEFYINAFYKRVFRMPTFNDLYYTNIGYSNLKPEYTNQYNLGLDYTWKKLGRLHYLNAKLDAYYNEVEDKIIAAPNGSMFRWMMMNLGKVQIKGADVKLQGAFDVRKLVLKTTLNYTYQQAQDYTSPNRSYYKDQIPYVPVHSGSFVMNSTYKTWGFNYSFLYVGERYDANQNNNKYNYIKPWFTHDLSIQKSFELKNIRLNGSFEVNNIMNKYYDIVLNYPMPGRQFKLIISAYL; the protein is encoded by the coding sequence ATGAGAACTATATATCAGCTTTACTTTTGTTGCCTTTGTATTATAGGATTAGGATCTTTTGTTGATGGACAAGAGGTGAAAGATTCTGTGTATCATTTGCAACAAGTAAATCTCAATCATTCAAAACCTTTAGAACTAATTGCGCCTCAAACTTTAGAGGGAGCAACATTAACACGTCTGAACAGTCATACTGTTGCTGATGCCTTACGCTATTTTTCTGGTGTTCAACTAAAAGATTATGGTGGTGTAGGTGGTCTGAAGACGGTTGATGTCCGTAGTATGGGAAGTCAGCACGTGGGTGTATATTATGATGGCATACAATTAGGAAATGCACAAAATGGTGTGGTGGATTTAGGCAAATATTCATTAGATGATTTAGAAAGTATTTCGTTGTATAATGGTCAAAAAAGTAACATTTTTCAATCTGCAAAAGATTATGCATCAGCATCCTCCATCTATTTACAATCTAAAAAACCAGTTTTTGAATCAAAGAATTACAATTTAACTGTACGTTACAAGACTGGATCTATCCAATTGATTAATCCATCAGCACGATTTGAATATAAAATCAGTGATAAAATTTCTACATCAATCAGTACAGAATATGTAAAAAGTGATGGAGAATATAAATTTCGTGTAATAAAACGAAATGCAGATAACAGTATAGCGCATGATACAACTGCCATTCGTAAAGATGGGCAAATAGAGGCTAAAAGATTTGAAGTTGGATTTTATGGTCAGCACGGAACTTTAAATTGGAATGTAAAAGGCTATAGTTATTTGTCTGATCGTGGTATACCCGCTGCCATTATTCGGAATGGATTTGATGCAAAAGGACAAACTTTAACGGATAAAAATTATTTTGCACAAGGAAGTATCCAAAAAAAATGGGGAAAATTTGAATCGCGAATCAATCTAAAATATGCGCACGATTTTACGCATTATGTAGATACTGTATCCTCTATTAAAACACAAAATAAATATACCCAACAAGAATTTTATTTTTCGTCGGCTCATTACTATAAAATCCAATCCAATTGGGATATGAATGTAGCTTATGATTTCCAATACAATCAATTGGATGCGACATTAAAAAACTTTTCATATCCACAACGTTATACGCAATTAGTAGCGTTAGCTACTACTTATCAATTTAAACGCTTGAAATTACAAGGAAGTATATTGGGATCATTTGTGCGAGAACAAGTAGAAATGAATACCAGTGCGCCAGATAAAACCGTATGGACACCAACGATCATAGGAAGTTATCAACCATTGAATACCAAAGAATTCTATATCAATGCTTTTTATAAACGAGTATTTCGAATGCCAACGTTCAATGATTTGTATTACACTAATATCGGGTATTCGAATTTAAAACCAGAATATACCAATCAGTATAATTTGGGATTAGATTATACGTGGAAGAAATTAGGTAGGTTGCATTATTTGAACGCTAAGTTAGATGCTTATTATAATGAAGTTGAAGATAAAATTATAGCTGCACCTAATGGTAGTATGTTCCGATGGATGATGATGAATCTTGGAAAAGTTCAAATCAAAGGAGCAGATGTTAAATTACAAGGTGCGTTTGATGTCAGAAAATTAGTATTAAAAACAACGCTCAACTATACTTATCAACAAGCCCAAGATTATACTTCACCTAACCGAAGTTATTATAAGGATCAAATACCTTATGTCCCTGTACATAGTGGCTCATTTGTAATGAATTCCACTTATAAGACATGGGGATTTAATTATAGTTTTCTATATGTAGGAGAACGTTATGATGCCAATCAAAATAACAACAAATACAATTATATCAAACCTTGGTTTACGCACGATTTATCGATTCAGAAATCATTTGAATTAAAAAACATCCGCTTAAATGGATCATTCGAGGTCAATAATATTATGAATAAATATTATGATATCGTTTTAAATTATCCAATGCCAGGTCGTCAATTTAAATTAATTATTAGTGCATATTTATGA
- a CDS encoding cysteine desulfurase family protein, with protein sequence MIYLDNASTTKINEEVLNAMMPYFDQLFYNASSNHKEAQHLKNKIEEARKQCSNLIHADAEEIIFTSGATESINYALKGYFEENFEKGNHIITCKTEHKAVLKTCEYLETKGIDVTYLDVDSKGRIDLGELQNAITDDTAMIAIMFANNETGVLQDIEAIGSIAKNNNVKFFCDATQAIGKIPIDVKQLHIDLLCMSAHKINGPKGIGFLYVKKGIRLTPLLHGGAQENDNRGGTYNTPLIVGLGKAIEISQRYLIQKNMHYLNLYRHLFEWINSKSNIRIIGDESNRLYNIVNIKIHNFDASIFVESSKEFAVSNGSACTSRIIEGSHVLKAMGLSDQECNQCLRISFDENTQIEHIIQFLKNIS encoded by the coding sequence ATGATTTATCTAGATAATGCATCAACTACAAAGATCAATGAAGAAGTACTAAATGCAATGATGCCTTATTTTGATCAACTTTTCTACAATGCTTCAAGTAATCACAAAGAAGCTCAGCACCTTAAAAATAAAATTGAAGAAGCTAGAAAACAGTGCTCAAATTTAATTCATGCAGATGCAGAAGAAATTATTTTTACTTCGGGAGCTACCGAAAGTATCAACTATGCTTTAAAAGGTTATTTTGAAGAAAACTTCGAAAAAGGAAATCATATCATCACTTGTAAAACTGAGCATAAGGCCGTTTTAAAAACATGTGAATATCTAGAAACGAAGGGGATAGATGTTACCTATTTGGATGTTGATTCAAAAGGACGTATCGATTTAGGGGAGTTACAAAATGCTATTACTGATGATACTGCTATGATTGCGATAATGTTTGCAAACAATGAAACTGGAGTTTTGCAAGATATTGAAGCGATAGGTTCGATAGCAAAAAATAACAACGTCAAATTTTTCTGTGATGCAACTCAAGCTATAGGAAAAATTCCTATAGATGTAAAACAACTCCATATTGATTTGTTATGTATGAGTGCACATAAAATTAATGGTCCAAAAGGTATTGGATTTTTATATGTTAAAAAAGGAATTCGATTAACTCCTTTACTTCATGGAGGTGCTCAAGAAAATGATAATAGAGGAGGAACATATAACACTCCATTAATTGTAGGATTGGGTAAAGCAATTGAAATCTCACAACGATATTTAATTCAAAAAAATATGCACTATCTCAACTTATATCGTCATTTATTTGAATGGATTAATAGTAAATCTAATATTCGTATAATAGGAGATGAAAGTAATCGTTTATATAATATTGTTAATATAAAAATTCATAATTTTGATGCTTCAATATTTGTAGAATCGTCTAAGGAATTTGCTGTGAGTAATGGATCTGCATGTACTTCAAGAATTATAGAAGGTTCACATGTATTAAAAGCAATGGGTTTATCTGATCAGGAATGTAACCAATGCTTAAGAATATCATTTGATGAAAATACACAAATTGAACATATCATTCAATTTTTAAAAAACATAAGTTAA
- a CDS encoding YncE family protein produces MRKFIRLSVLMGLSFATFSCNDDDRIVGNDQEVIGQPEPTAITGFYLLNEGNMGSNKASIDFMDLATGTYSRNIYSTANPEIVRSLGDVGNDIKIYGGKLYSVINASNFIEVMDVKTARHIATIPLENGRYLTFKDGKGYATSYAGPIATDPSAPLGKVVEFDTINFAISREVTVGYQPDELEIVGQNLYVANSGGYRYPDYDRTVSVVDLNTFTETQKIDVEVNLHRIKKDSDGDLYVTTRGNYYDVASNLYVIDSRTHQIKKTFNIPVSNFTIVGDYLYYYSNEFSYETFSYEKTYGIINVRTEQQVSDRLINNPIVDEIETPYGIAVNQFNGDIFITDAANYVSDGYIYCFAKDGTLKWKTTGGNIPAHLAFVYQ; encoded by the coding sequence ATGAGAAAATTTATTCGTCTAAGTGTATTGATGGGGCTTTCATTTGCCACATTCAGTTGTAATGATGATGATCGTATTGTAGGAAATGATCAAGAAGTTATTGGACAGCCAGAGCCTACAGCCATTACAGGATTTTACCTGTTGAATGAAGGGAATATGGGATCGAACAAAGCTTCGATTGATTTTATGGATTTAGCAACTGGAACGTACAGTCGTAATATTTATAGTACTGCGAATCCTGAAATAGTACGTTCTTTGGGTGATGTAGGAAACGATATTAAAATTTATGGAGGCAAGTTGTATTCTGTGATTAATGCCTCGAATTTTATAGAAGTAATGGATGTGAAGACAGCTCGTCATATTGCTACGATACCATTAGAAAATGGTCGATACTTAACCTTTAAAGATGGAAAAGGTTATGCTACTTCTTATGCTGGACCGATAGCAACTGATCCAAGCGCACCCTTAGGTAAAGTTGTAGAATTTGATACGATAAACTTTGCGATTAGTCGAGAAGTGACCGTCGGTTATCAACCGGATGAACTGGAAATTGTAGGTCAAAATTTATACGTTGCAAATTCAGGAGGATATCGTTATCCTGACTATGATCGTACTGTATCAGTGGTTGATTTAAATACCTTTACAGAAACACAAAAAATAGATGTGGAAGTTAATTTGCATCGAATTAAAAAAGATAGTGATGGAGATTTGTATGTGACAACACGTGGAAATTACTATGATGTAGCTTCTAATCTATATGTGATTGATTCAAGAACACATCAAATCAAAAAAACATTTAATATCCCCGTATCCAACTTTACCATAGTCGGAGATTATTTGTATTACTACTCGAATGAATTCAGCTACGAAACATTCAGTTATGAAAAGACGTATGGGATCATTAATGTTAGGACAGAGCAACAAGTAAGTGATCGTTTAATTAATAATCCCATAGTGGATGAAATAGAGACTCCTTACGGTATAGCTGTGAACCAATTTAACGGTGATATTTTTATAACTGATGCTGCAAATTATGTATC
- a CDS encoding IS110 family transposase, whose protein sequence is MEKIVMGIDVSKLTLDICIQENGVNRFDTIPNTEKAIKAFFKQFVKKQNVLIGMENTGRFNALLYNVLIQHSFAVYVINPLHLKKSMGLVRGKNDKIDSERIAVFLLKNYMDLEQWKPNSKVIEKIKLLNAERKHRVKIRAGLLAQTQDEQFLKSIMDKAVLRLNSKLIDVLTKQINEIEDRIYQLICEDEQLHNHYKRIQSIPGVGKVLAFNMLIKTDGFTTINTPRQMACYAGIAPFDFQSGTSIRRRPKVSSLADKELKKLLHLAAMSAIRLENDLAIYYHRKVDEGKNKMAVLNAIVCCQNK, encoded by the coding sequence ATGGAAAAAATCGTTATGGGTATTGATGTGAGTAAATTAACTTTAGACATCTGCATTCAAGAAAATGGAGTAAATCGCTTTGACACTATTCCTAATACTGAAAAAGCAATCAAAGCTTTTTTCAAACAATTTGTTAAGAAACAAAATGTTCTAATTGGTATGGAGAACACGGGGAGATTTAATGCCCTTCTTTACAACGTATTAATTCAACATTCTTTTGCCGTTTATGTTATCAATCCTTTGCATTTGAAAAAAAGTATGGGTTTAGTTAGAGGTAAAAATGATAAAATTGACAGCGAACGTATTGCTGTATTTTTACTAAAGAATTATATGGATCTTGAGCAATGGAAACCTAATTCGAAAGTCATTGAAAAAATAAAATTATTGAATGCAGAAAGAAAACATCGTGTTAAAATAAGAGCTGGATTATTAGCTCAAACACAAGATGAACAATTCTTAAAATCAATTATGGATAAAGCTGTTTTACGTTTAAACTCTAAGCTTATAGATGTCTTAACCAAACAAATTAATGAAATAGAAGACAGAATCTATCAATTAATTTGTGAAGATGAACAACTTCATAACCATTATAAAAGAATACAATCAATTCCTGGTGTAGGAAAAGTTTTAGCATTTAATATGTTGATAAAAACAGATGGTTTTACAACCATAAATACACCAAGACAAATGGCTTGCTATGCTGGAATAGCTCCGTTTGATTTTCAGTCAGGTACATCCATAAGAAGAAGACCTAAAGTTTCTTCATTAGCTGATAAAGAACTAAAAAAACTATTGCATTTAGCAGCTATGAGTGCTATTCGATTAGAAAATGACTTGGCGATTTATTATCATCGAAAAGTAGACGAAGGAAAAAATAAAATGGCGGTTTTAAATGCTATTGTATGTTGTCAAAATAAATGA